The Mesorhizobium koreense genome includes a window with the following:
- a CDS encoding beta-ketoacyl-ACP synthase: MSKATDHLGRPIVVVTGIGVITSLGVGKKDNWDALTAGRSGIHTISRFPTDDLRTRICGTVDFLGSSGRGSSALTYEMAETTAIEALGEAGLSDDNFGGPLFLAAPPVELDWSSRFDLYRMAPGKTGYERLMAGAVKPEASGYFDTTQFGSVAGRLADRFGTKGLPITLSTACASGATAIQLGVEAIRRGEADRALSIGTDGSATAEALIRFSLLSALSTRNDEPEKASRPFSKDRDGFVLAEGSATLVLESLESARARGAEILGVLRGCGEKADDFHRTRSKPDGSPAIAAVRAALADSGLDETGIDYVNAHGTSTPENDKMEHLSLSTVFGERMRSIPISSNKSMIGHTLSAAGAVEAAFSFLTMREGVIPPTINYDNPDPAIDLDVVPNVKRSADIKAVLSNSFGFGGQNACLVMAREPA, encoded by the coding sequence ATGTCGAAAGCGACGGATCATCTCGGCAGGCCCATCGTGGTCGTCACTGGCATCGGCGTCATCACTTCGCTCGGCGTCGGCAAGAAAGACAATTGGGATGCGCTGACAGCCGGTCGGTCGGGCATCCACACGATCAGCCGTTTCCCGACCGACGATCTCAGGACACGCATCTGCGGAACGGTCGACTTTCTTGGATCGAGCGGCAGGGGCTCGAGCGCGCTTACATACGAAATGGCCGAGACGACCGCGATCGAGGCGCTCGGCGAAGCGGGACTGAGCGACGACAATTTCGGCGGCCCGCTTTTCCTGGCCGCGCCGCCAGTCGAACTCGACTGGTCCAGCCGCTTCGATCTCTATCGGATGGCGCCTGGGAAAACCGGCTATGAACGCTTGATGGCGGGGGCGGTGAAACCCGAAGCATCCGGCTATTTCGACACGACGCAGTTCGGCTCGGTCGCAGGCCGCCTCGCCGACCGTTTCGGCACAAAGGGCTTGCCGATCACGCTCTCCACCGCATGCGCGTCCGGTGCAACGGCGATCCAACTCGGCGTAGAGGCGATCCGTCGTGGCGAGGCCGACCGGGCGCTGTCGATCGGCACGGACGGTTCAGCCACCGCCGAGGCGCTCATCCGATTTTCACTTCTCTCGGCGCTCTCGACACGCAACGACGAGCCCGAGAAGGCATCGAGGCCTTTCTCGAAGGATCGGGACGGCTTCGTGCTGGCGGAAGGCTCGGCGACGCTCGTGCTTGAATCGCTCGAAAGCGCAAGGGCGCGGGGCGCTGAAATCCTCGGCGTGCTTAGGGGTTGCGGCGAGAAGGCCGACGATTTCCACCGCACCCGTTCCAAGCCCGACGGCTCGCCCGCGATCGCAGCGGTGCGTGCGGCACTTGCCGATTCCGGTCTCGACGAAACCGGCATCGACTATGTGAATGCCCACGGCACCTCGACGCCCGAAAACGACAAGATGGAGCATCTGTCGCTCTCGACCGTCTTCGGAGAGCGCATGCGCTCCATTCCCATCTCGTCCAACAAATCGATGATTGGCCACACGCTTTCGGCGGCCGGTGCCGTGGAAGCGGCCTTTTCTTTCCTCACCATGCGCGAAGGCGTCATCCCTCCGACCATCAACTACGACAATCCCGACCCGGCCATCGACCTCGACGTGGTCCCGAACGTCAAACGATCGGCGGATATAAAGGCGGTCCTGTCCAACTCCTTCGGCTTCGGCGGCCAGAACGCCTGCCTTGTAATGGCGCGCGAACCGGCCTAA
- a CDS encoding zinc-binding dehydrogenase → MRALQLIADRQLEAVDIPPPPSPATGEATVRIKAVALNHIDVWGWRGMAFAKRKMPLTIGAEASGVIEAIGFGVAGLLPGQLVSIYGARTCGLCRACREGRDNLCEHVGGVHGFHLDGFAQEKINLPARLLVPAPPGVDEIGAAVAPVTFGTVEHMLFDNAKLEPGETVLVHAGGSGIGSAAIQLARKMGCTVITTVGSDAKMEKAKALGADHVINYREDRFEGAVRKITKKKGVDVVFEHVGADTWAGSMLCLKRGGRLVTCGSTSGVSTPMNLMQLFQQQLKIFGSFGCRMENMANAMQKMAAGLVHPVIDTEVDFDGIGEALKRMESRDVFGKIILRVG, encoded by the coding sequence ATGCGCGCATTGCAGTTAATTGCTGACCGCCAGCTTGAAGCGGTCGACATACCCCCACCGCCCTCGCCCGCTACCGGCGAGGCGACGGTTCGCATCAAGGCGGTTGCGCTCAATCATATCGATGTGTGGGGCTGGCGCGGCATGGCGTTTGCCAAACGCAAGATGCCGCTTACGATCGGCGCCGAAGCCTCGGGCGTGATCGAGGCGATCGGCTTCGGAGTCGCGGGTCTTCTTCCCGGCCAGCTCGTTTCGATCTACGGCGCGCGCACCTGCGGGCTTTGCCGGGCCTGCCGCGAGGGGCGCGACAATCTGTGCGAACATGTCGGCGGCGTCCACGGCTTCCATCTCGACGGCTTCGCCCAGGAGAAGATCAACCTGCCCGCCCGCCTTCTCGTGCCGGCGCCCCCCGGGGTGGACGAGATCGGCGCGGCGGTCGCGCCGGTGACCTTCGGCACGGTCGAGCACATGCTTTTCGACAACGCAAAGCTGGAGCCGGGCGAGACGGTCCTCGTCCACGCGGGCGGGTCGGGCATCGGCTCGGCAGCGATCCAGCTTGCAAGGAAGATGGGCTGTACGGTTATCACGACGGTCGGCTCTGACGCCAAGATGGAAAAGGCGAAGGCGCTCGGCGCCGATCACGTCATCAACTACCGCGAGGATCGCTTCGAGGGCGCGGTGCGCAAGATCACGAAGAAAAAGGGCGTCGACGTGGTGTTCGAGCATGTCGGCGCCGACACCTGGGCAGGATCGATGCTCTGCTTGAAGCGCGGCGGCCGTCTCGTCACCTGCGGCTCGACCTCCGGCGTCTCGACGCCGATGAACCTCATGCAACTCTTCCAGCAGCAACTGAAGATCTTCGGCTCGTTCGGGTGCCGCATGGAGAACATGGCCAATGCCATGCAGAAGATGGCGGCGGGGCTCGTCCATCCCGTGATCGACACGGAAGTCGATTTCGACGGCATCGGCGAGGCGCTGAAGCGCATGGAAAGCCGTGACGTGTTCGGCAAGATAATCCTGCGCGTCGGCTGA
- a CDS encoding lipid A biosynthesis lauroyl acyltransferase, translating to MKRFLYRASRWLKQANYWLIARAALTLLWLLRKLPPDRAMDFAGGMARRLGPLSGRHRIALDNLRHAYPELDEAARREIAFDMWENMARLGAEYIFLDQLFDFDPKAATPGRVEVVGAERFLSLRDEKKPHILFTGHLGNFELLPVAAAAFDLDLAVMFRPPNNPYIADYVFSTRRSAMGRMLASAPGVAFALSRVLEAGGNIGVLVDQKFRNGLLTDFFGRECETSPLVARLARHFDCDVYPAHCIRLPGNRFRIELHEKLELPRGGAGAIDVQRTTQLLTDVVEGWVRETPGQWMWFHKRWEISARRREQRKVAATARSSS from the coding sequence ATGAAGCGGTTCCTCTACCGCGCGTCGCGGTGGCTGAAACAGGCCAATTACTGGCTGATCGCGCGTGCCGCGCTGACGCTCCTGTGGCTCCTGCGCAAGCTGCCGCCCGACCGGGCGATGGATTTCGCCGGCGGTATGGCGCGCCGGCTCGGGCCGCTGAGCGGCCGTCACAGAATAGCTCTCGACAATCTGCGCCACGCCTATCCCGAACTGGACGAAGCCGCACGCCGGGAAATCGCGTTCGACATGTGGGAGAACATGGCACGGCTCGGCGCCGAATATATCTTCCTGGATCAGCTCTTCGACTTCGATCCGAAGGCAGCGACGCCGGGCAGGGTCGAAGTGGTTGGCGCGGAGCGCTTCCTCAGCCTTCGAGACGAGAAGAAACCGCATATCCTCTTCACCGGCCATCTTGGGAATTTCGAGCTTCTTCCGGTTGCCGCCGCCGCTTTCGATCTCGATCTCGCAGTGATGTTCCGCCCTCCGAACAACCCTTATATCGCCGACTACGTCTTTTCCACACGCCGCTCGGCCATGGGCCGGATGCTCGCTTCCGCCCCAGGTGTCGCCTTCGCCCTTTCACGTGTGCTGGAAGCCGGCGGCAATATCGGTGTGCTGGTCGACCAGAAGTTCCGCAACGGATTGCTCACGGATTTCTTCGGACGGGAGTGCGAGACGAGTCCTCTCGTGGCACGGCTTGCCCGGCATTTCGATTGCGACGTCTATCCCGCCCATTGCATCCGCTTGCCCGGAAACCGCTTCAGGATCGAACTACATGAAAAGCTGGAGCTTCCGCGCGGCGGCGCCGGCGCGATCGACGTCCAGCGGACGACACAATTGCTTACAGACGTAGTGGAAGGCTGGGTGCGAGAAACACCCGGGCAATGGATGTGGTTCCACAAGCGCTGGGAAATCAGCGCACGGCGCCGGGAACAGCGGAAAGTCGCAGCTACTGCCCGTAGTAGTTCATGA
- a CDS encoding dimethyl sulfoxide reductase anchor subunit family protein — MHPAPSIIFFTTASGLGYGLAALLGLGVLDPAAISTAIAYLVALALIAGGLLSSTLHLGNPQRAWRALSQWRSSWLSREGVMAILTFIPLVICAWATLFNRTYLPIPGVIGALFCLVTVYCTAMIYASLKSVQAWNTRLTPACYLLFAGAGGTVLATFFALCGKGSVRPLAFVAIVLIAAAWIAKLRWRDRMLTATPLSTPESATGLGSIGSVALLERPHVIENYLTNEMGFKIARKHAAKLARIAFGLGGVVPALLLIAVLVAGQGLVATIASAIAVVAFVAGILVERWLFFAEARHAVMNYYGQ; from the coding sequence ATGCACCCCGCTCCATCGATTATCTTCTTCACGACCGCCTCGGGCCTCGGCTATGGACTGGCCGCGTTGCTAGGGCTCGGCGTCCTCGACCCGGCGGCTATTTCAACCGCCATCGCCTATCTCGTGGCGCTGGCGCTGATAGCTGGCGGCCTCCTCTCTTCGACACTCCATCTCGGCAATCCGCAGCGTGCCTGGCGGGCGCTCTCGCAATGGCGATCAAGCTGGCTGTCGCGCGAGGGTGTGATGGCCATCCTGACTTTCATCCCGCTCGTGATCTGCGCCTGGGCGACGCTTTTCAATCGCACCTATTTGCCGATACCCGGCGTGATCGGGGCGCTTTTCTGCCTCGTCACGGTCTATTGCACCGCGATGATCTACGCCTCGCTCAAATCGGTGCAAGCGTGGAATACCCGCCTTACGCCGGCTTGTTACCTTCTGTTCGCGGGGGCAGGTGGAACCGTACTCGCAACGTTCTTCGCGCTGTGTGGCAAGGGTTCAGTGCGCCCGCTGGCCTTCGTGGCAATCGTGCTGATCGCGGCCGCCTGGATCGCTAAGCTGCGCTGGCGCGACCGGATGCTGACGGCGACGCCCCTTTCGACGCCCGAAAGCGCCACCGGCCTCGGCTCTATCGGCTCGGTCGCGCTTCTTGAGCGCCCGCACGTCATCGAGAATTACCTGACAAACGAGATGGGCTTCAAGATTGCGCGCAAGCACGCCGCAAAGCTGGCGCGCATCGCTTTTGGTCTGGGTGGCGTCGTGCCCGCCCTGCTCCTGATTGCGGTCCTTGTCGCGGGGCAGGGGCTCGTGGCGACGATTGCATCGGCGATTGCCGTCGTTGCTTTCGTGGCCGGCATTCTGGTCGAGCGCTGGCTTTTCTTCGCTGAGGCACGGCATGCCGTCATGAACTACTACGGGCAGTAG
- a CDS encoding 4Fe-4S dicluster domain-containing protein: protein MTSLPTHPTPKKLGLVIDLDICVGCHACVVNCKEWNTGGYGAALSDQHPYGADVSGTWLNRIHTFEVTPEGGEIVGEAGEARIVHFPKSCLHCEDAPCVTVCPTGASYKRAEDGIVLVDEDKCIGCGLCAWACPYGAREMDLAAGVMKKCTLCIDRIYNETFEEVDRVPACVRTCPANARHFGDFADPNSAVSVMVAERGGMDLMPEQGTRPVNKYLPPRPRKPLSESAAMFSVAEDTDGAKGFFAWLDGMLDRI from the coding sequence TTGACCAGCCTTCCAACGCATCCGACACCCAAAAAGCTCGGCCTCGTCATCGATCTCGACATCTGCGTCGGCTGCCATGCCTGCGTGGTCAACTGCAAGGAATGGAACACCGGCGGCTATGGCGCGGCCCTTTCGGACCAGCACCCTTACGGCGCCGACGTCTCGGGTACGTGGCTGAATCGCATCCACACTTTCGAGGTGACGCCTGAGGGCGGCGAGATCGTAGGCGAGGCGGGCGAGGCGCGCATCGTGCATTTTCCCAAATCCTGCCTGCACTGCGAGGATGCGCCCTGCGTCACCGTCTGCCCGACCGGGGCGTCCTACAAGCGGGCCGAAGACGGCATCGTTCTGGTAGACGAGGATAAGTGCATCGGCTGCGGGCTATGTGCCTGGGCCTGCCCCTATGGTGCGCGCGAGATGGACCTTGCCGCCGGCGTCATGAAGAAATGTACGCTTTGTATCGACCGCATCTACAACGAGACTTTCGAGGAGGTCGATCGCGTGCCGGCCTGCGTCCGCACCTGCCCGGCCAACGCGCGCCACTTCGGCGATTTCGCCGACCCGAATTCGGCCGTCTCGGTCATGGTAGCCGAGCGCGGCGGCATGGACCTGATGCCGGAGCAGGGGACACGGCCGGTGAATAAATACCTGCCGCCCCGGCCACGCAAACCGTTATCGGAAAGTGCGGCGATGTTCTCCGTTGCCGAGGACACGGATGGAGCGAAGGGTTTCTTCGCCTGGCTCGACGGCATGCTGGATCGAATCTGA
- a CDS encoding molybdopterin oxidoreductase family protein, protein MSTEPNLALSEPIADEVRKTTCYMCACRCGINVHLKDGKIRYIEGNRDHPVNRGVLCAKGSAGIMQHYAPARLRAPLLRTGPRGSGEFREISWDEALETATKWLGEVRARDPRKLAFFTGRDQSQSLTGFWAQQYGTPNYAAHGGFCSVNMAAAGIMTIGGAFWEFGAPDWDRTKLFVMFGVAEDHDSNPIKIGLSKLKQRGARFVSVNPVRTGYSSVADSWVGIRPGTDALFVLSVVHELLKARKIDIDYLIRYSNAPWLVIDAPGTPDHGLFARDAEGKPLVFETVTERVAPAGTGGARPALSGSFTLPDGRKARPSFHLLVEKYLDPGYAPEAVAEETGVPAATIRGLAAEIARAAFDEAIEIDQPWTDIYGERHQSFKGRPVSFHAMRGISAHSNGFQTTRALHLLQVLIGSIDCPGGFRFEPPYPKPLEAHPTPHGKAEHFGSNKPLSGPHLGFPRGPEDLLIDEAGQPSRLDKAFSWDAPIAAHGMMHMVIANAHAGDPYPIDVLFMYMANMAWNSSMNTAGTMKMLTDKDEATGEYRIPKIIYSDAYDSEMVAYADLILPDTTYLERYDCISLLDRPISEPDAVQDAIRWPVIEPDRDVRGFQTVLLDLGARLSLPGFADPRGIPLYKDYADYIVRHERRPGIGPLAGFRGREGDRSGRGASNPDQLKRYIENGSFFSAHIPLEAQFFKHANQAYQDFAVKMGFFDTPKPVIFQLYSEPLQKFRLAAEGLREPVAPQSHRERIQAAFDPLPDWFRPFEEAAIDRAEFPYHAISQRPMAMYHSWGSMNAWLRQIHTKNPLYVPGKICDTHDLKSGDWVWLTSRHGRIKVEIQRTDAVNDGTMWTWNAVGKRRGAWALDKDAPEGTRGFLLNHLIHELLPPRGDGMRWSNSDPVTGQAAWYDLMVRIEKADTGGEAEPNFPAILRPVDIPEPPDELRYGQEWAS, encoded by the coding sequence ATGAGCACCGAGCCGAATCTGGCGTTGTCGGAGCCGATCGCCGACGAGGTCCGCAAGACGACCTGCTACATGTGCGCGTGCCGATGCGGCATCAATGTCCATCTCAAGGATGGCAAGATCCGTTACATCGAGGGCAACCGCGACCATCCGGTCAACCGCGGTGTCCTCTGCGCCAAGGGCTCGGCCGGGATCATGCAGCATTACGCGCCGGCGAGGCTGCGCGCGCCCCTGTTGCGAACAGGTCCGCGCGGCTCGGGCGAGTTCCGCGAGATTTCGTGGGATGAAGCGCTGGAAACGGCGACGAAATGGCTCGGCGAGGTGCGTGCCCGCGATCCGAGGAAACTCGCCTTCTTCACCGGGCGCGATCAGTCCCAATCGCTGACGGGATTCTGGGCGCAACAATACGGCACGCCGAACTATGCCGCCCATGGCGGCTTCTGCTCCGTGAACATGGCGGCCGCCGGGATCATGACCATCGGCGGCGCGTTCTGGGAGTTCGGCGCGCCCGACTGGGATCGCACGAAGCTCTTCGTCATGTTCGGCGTTGCCGAAGACCATGATTCGAATCCCATCAAGATCGGTTTGTCGAAGCTGAAACAGCGCGGCGCGCGCTTCGTCTCCGTAAATCCCGTCCGCACCGGTTATTCCTCGGTCGCCGATAGCTGGGTCGGCATTCGGCCGGGCACCGACGCGCTTTTCGTGCTTTCCGTCGTGCACGAACTCCTGAAGGCGCGGAAGATCGATATCGATTACCTGATCCGTTACTCGAACGCGCCCTGGCTCGTGATCGATGCGCCGGGAACGCCCGATCACGGGCTTTTCGCGCGCGATGCCGAGGGTAAGCCGCTCGTCTTCGAGACCGTGACCGAGCGTGTCGCGCCGGCTGGCACCGGCGGGGCGCGGCCGGCGCTGTCTGGCTCGTTCACCCTGCCGGATGGGCGCAAAGCACGGCCTTCCTTCCATCTCTTGGTGGAGAAATATCTCGATCCTGGATACGCGCCGGAGGCGGTTGCCGAAGAGACCGGCGTTCCGGCCGCAACCATCCGAGGACTTGCGGCCGAAATCGCGCGCGCTGCCTTTGACGAAGCGATCGAGATAGACCAGCCATGGACCGACATTTACGGCGAGCGCCACCAGAGCTTTAAAGGTAGGCCGGTCTCCTTCCACGCTATGCGCGGCATCTCCGCTCATTCCAACGGCTTCCAGACGACGCGAGCTTTACATCTCCTTCAAGTGCTTATCGGCTCGATTGATTGCCCCGGCGGCTTCCGCTTCGAGCCACCTTATCCGAAGCCGTTGGAGGCGCACCCGACTCCGCACGGGAAGGCCGAGCATTTCGGCTCAAACAAGCCGCTGTCGGGGCCGCATCTCGGCTTTCCACGCGGGCCGGAGGACCTCTTGATAGACGAGGCCGGCCAGCCGTCGCGTCTCGACAAGGCTTTTTCCTGGGACGCGCCTATCGCCGCGCATGGCATGATGCACATGGTCATCGCGAACGCCCATGCCGGCGATCCGTACCCGATCGACGTACTGTTCATGTATATGGCCAACATGGCCTGGAACTCGTCGATGAATACGGCCGGCACGATGAAGATGCTGACCGACAAGGACGAGGCGACCGGCGAATACCGCATTCCGAAGATCATCTACTCGGATGCCTATGATTCGGAGATGGTCGCCTATGCCGACCTGATCCTGCCGGACACGACCTATCTGGAGCGCTACGACTGTATTTCGCTGCTCGACCGGCCGATCTCCGAGCCGGATGCGGTGCAGGACGCCATACGCTGGCCTGTGATCGAGCCGGATCGCGATGTGCGCGGCTTCCAGACGGTCCTGCTTGATCTCGGCGCGCGCCTTTCGCTGCCAGGCTTCGCCGACCCGCGCGGTATCCCGCTCTACAAGGACTATGCCGATTATATCGTGCGCCATGAGCGGCGGCCGGGGATTGGCCCGCTGGCCGGCTTCAGGGGACGCGAGGGCGACCGCTCGGGGAGGGGAGCTTCCAATCCCGACCAACTGAAGCGCTATATTGAGAACGGCTCCTTTTTCTCCGCCCACATCCCGCTTGAGGCGCAATTCTTCAAGCACGCCAACCAGGCCTATCAGGATTTCGCGGTGAAGATGGGCTTCTTCGACACGCCGAAGCCGGTGATCTTCCAGCTTTACTCCGAGCCCTTGCAGAAATTCCGTCTGGCGGCGGAAGGTTTGCGCGAGCCGGTGGCGCCCCAGAGCCATAGGGAACGGATCCAGGCGGCGTTCGATCCGCTGCCGGACTGGTTCCGTCCCTTCGAGGAAGCGGCGATCGACCGCGCCGAATTCCCCTATCATGCCATCTCGCAGCGGCCGATGGCGATGTACCATTCCTGGGGATCGATGAACGCCTGGCTGCGCCAGATCCATACGAAGAACCCTCTGTATGTGCCTGGAAAGATTTGCGATACCCACGATCTGAAGAGCGGTGACTGGGTCTGGCTCACCTCCCGGCATGGCCGCATCAAGGTTGAGATTCAGCGCACCGACGCCGTCAACGACGGGACGATGTGGACATGGAATGCGGTCGGCAAGCGCCGGGGCGCCTGGGCGCTCGACAAGGACGCGCCCGAGGGGACGAGAGGTTTTCTCCTCAACCATCTCATCCATGAACTTCTGCCGCCGAGGGGCGATGGCATGCGATGGTCGAATTCCGACCCGGTCACCGGGCAGGCTGCCTGGTACGATCTCATGGTACGTATCGAAAAGGCAGATACGGGCGGGGAAGCGGAGCCGAATTTCCCTGCTATTCTCCGGCCTGTCGATATACCCGAGCCGCCGGATGAGCTTCGTTACGGCCAGGAGTGGGCATCTTGA
- a CDS encoding L,D-transpeptidase has translation MRGVLAVVLLGAAMVFCAAGTSEAASLTARIDISSQTMTVSEYGRVVHRWKVSTARNGYRTPRGTYRPIRLHRMWRSRKYHNSPMPYSVFFHGGYAIHGTYETRSLGRPASHGCVRLHPQDAATFFAMVKEIGPRNTRIFVMN, from the coding sequence ATGAGGGGAGTTCTTGCCGTTGTTCTGCTCGGAGCGGCAATGGTCTTCTGTGCCGCCGGAACAAGTGAGGCGGCTTCGCTGACGGCCCGGATCGATATTTCCAGCCAGACGATGACCGTCTCCGAATATGGCCGCGTGGTTCATCGTTGGAAGGTCTCGACGGCGCGGAACGGCTATCGCACGCCGCGCGGAACCTATCGGCCGATCCGGCTGCACCGAATGTGGCGTTCGCGCAAATACCACAATTCGCCGATGCCTTATTCGGTCTTCTTCCATGGCGGCTATGCGATCCACGGCACCTATGAGACACGCAGCCTCGGCCGGCCCGCCTCGCATGGTTGCGTGCGACTGCATCCGCAAGATGCCGCGACGTTCTTCGCCATGGTGAAGGAAATCGGCCCACGCAACACGCGCATCTTCGTGATGAATTGA
- a CDS encoding acetylornithine deacetylase/succinyl-diaminopimelate desuccinylase family protein, producing MIDRFAKAIDERVEDLVQLTADLIRFPTINPPGEAYTPCAEFVGERLRRRGFAVSFMRGEGTPGDTDRYPRTNVVARIEGRGPGPVVHFNSHIDVVEAGEGWTVDPFGGAVRDGRVYGRGACDMKGGLAASIIAVEAFLAVSPDFYGAIEISGTVDEESGGFGGVAYLAKKGLFSRPRVDHVIIPEPLNKDRICLGHRGVWWAEIETKGRIAHGSMPFLGDSAVRHMGAVLHAFEEELFPALDRKQTKMPVVPEGARRSTMNINSIHGGQTEDFRPGLPSPTVPDTCRLVIDRRFLLEEKIGEVKSEVVAILDRLKRERAKFDYTINDLMEVLPTMTERDAPVVAAVAEGIRHIFGREPDYVISPGTYDQKHIARIGHLHDCIAYGPGILDLAHQPDEWVGIDDMVQSANVMAIGLDVLLNRTIGGR from the coding sequence ATGATCGACAGATTTGCAAAGGCGATTGACGAACGGGTCGAAGACCTCGTTCAGCTTACCGCCGACCTCATCCGCTTCCCGACCATCAACCCACCGGGCGAGGCCTATACGCCCTGCGCGGAATTCGTCGGCGAACGGCTCAGGCGGCGCGGCTTTGCCGTCAGCTTTATGCGCGGCGAAGGAACGCCCGGCGATACCGACCGCTATCCGCGCACCAACGTCGTCGCGCGCATCGAGGGGCGCGGTCCTGGGCCGGTCGTCCACTTCAATTCGCATATCGACGTGGTCGAGGCCGGCGAAGGATGGACCGTGGACCCGTTCGGCGGCGCAGTCAGGGACGGCAGGGTCTACGGGCGCGGCGCCTGCGACATGAAGGGCGGGCTTGCCGCCTCCATCATCGCGGTCGAGGCATTCCTCGCGGTATCGCCGGATTTCTACGGCGCGATAGAGATATCGGGCACCGTGGACGAGGAATCCGGCGGCTTCGGCGGCGTCGCCTACCTGGCGAAAAAGGGACTGTTCTCGCGGCCGCGCGTCGACCACGTCATTATCCCCGAACCGCTCAACAAGGACCGCATCTGCCTTGGCCATCGCGGCGTCTGGTGGGCGGAGATCGAGACGAAAGGGCGCATCGCGCACGGTTCCATGCCCTTCCTCGGCGACAGCGCCGTCCGGCATATGGGAGCGGTGCTCCATGCGTTCGAGGAAGAGCTTTTTCCGGCGCTCGACCGCAAGCAGACAAAAATGCCCGTCGTGCCGGAAGGCGCCCGGCGCTCGACCATGAACATCAACTCGATCCATGGCGGCCAGACGGAGGATTTTCGCCCCGGCCTGCCCTCCCCGACGGTGCCGGATACGTGCCGGCTGGTGATCGACCGGCGCTTCCTGCTCGAGGAAAAGATCGGCGAGGTCAAGAGCGAGGTCGTCGCCATCCTCGATCGGCTGAAACGGGAGCGCGCCAAATTCGACTATACGATCAACGACCTGATGGAAGTTCTTCCGACGATGACGGAACGCGACGCGCCGGTCGTCGCTGCCGTGGCGGAAGGAATCCGGCATATTTTCGGGCGTGAACCCGACTATGTCATCTCGCCGGGCACCTACGACCAGAAGCACATCGCGCGCATCGGCCATCTCCATGACTGCATTGCCTACGGTCCCGGCATTCTCGATCTGGCGCACCAGCCGGACGAATGGGTGGGTATCGACGACATGGTCCAATCCGCCAATGTCATGGCGATCGGGCTCGATGTGCTCCTCAACCGTACTATAGGCGGCCGCTGA